The following are from one region of the Endozoicomonas sp. 4G genome:
- the hemG gene encoding menaquinone-dependent protoporphyrinogen IX dehydrogenase has product MSKVLMLFASSEGQTQKIIERMRSILNHNGHEVDTIHLEGSTTDIRLKQYDAFMLGSSVRYGHHHRDFCRFVEQNAGALNSKPCYFFSVNLTARKANRIEPHQNPYLTKYLRNSSLQPVDVEVFAGAFKLSRYNFFQKQLLSLIFRISDGSSAPSEDREFTDWCRVERFAERLAQQLAGGQFSGSKARDSNKAKP; this is encoded by the coding sequence ATGTCTAAAGTTCTAATGCTGTTTGCATCCAGCGAAGGTCAGACGCAGAAAATCATCGAAAGGATGCGCTCAATCCTCAACCACAACGGTCACGAGGTGGATACGATTCACCTGGAAGGGTCAACAACCGATATCAGGCTGAAACAATACGATGCGTTTATGCTGGGCAGTTCTGTCCGATATGGCCATCATCACCGGGATTTTTGTCGTTTCGTAGAGCAAAATGCCGGGGCGTTGAACAGCAAGCCCTGCTACTTTTTCTCGGTCAATCTGACGGCCAGAAAGGCTAACAGAATTGAGCCGCACCAAAACCCCTATCTCACCAAGTACCTGCGCAACAGCTCGCTGCAACCCGTTGATGTCGAAGTGTTCGCAGGGGCGTTCAAACTGTCTCGTTACAACTTCTTCCAAAAACAGTTGTTAAGCCTGATCTTCAGGATCAGCGATGGCTCAAGCGCCCCGTCAGAAGATCGTGAGTTCACAGACTGGTGTCGTGTAGAGCGGTTTGCTGAGCGATTGGCTCAGCAACTGGCAGGCGGTCAGTTTTCAGGTTCAAAAGCCAGGGACAGTAACAAAGCAAAACCGTAA
- a CDS encoding ABC transporter ATP-binding protein, whose amino-acid sequence MRGICKTFATDSVQTLALRDLDLTIYEGEYVSVSGPSGCGKSTLLTLMGLLDTPSSGQYLIDGVNAHQLSLSEAAAIRAEKIGFVFQSFNLIDELTVFDNVALPLRYHRQSFSRSYIKERVEHCLAKVELSHRAGHKPNQLSGGQQQRVAIARALVAEPAILLVDEPTGNLDSTNGDAVMDMLSQLNDEGSTICLVTHDPRYAGMAKTRLKLKDGQISTPHNVSAQVREPAYD is encoded by the coding sequence ATGCGCGGAATCTGCAAAACCTTTGCGACAGACTCCGTACAAACCCTGGCCTTACGAGACCTGGATCTCACCATCTATGAAGGGGAGTATGTTTCCGTGTCCGGTCCTTCCGGGTGTGGAAAATCGACTCTGCTGACTTTGATGGGGCTGCTGGATACCCCCTCATCCGGTCAGTATCTGATTGATGGCGTTAATGCCCATCAGCTCAGCCTGTCAGAAGCGGCTGCTATTCGTGCTGAAAAAATCGGCTTTGTCTTTCAGTCCTTTAACCTGATTGATGAACTGACCGTCTTTGATAATGTTGCTTTACCCCTGAGATACCATCGCCAATCTTTCAGCCGTTCCTATATCAAAGAGAGAGTAGAGCACTGTCTTGCCAAGGTTGAGCTGAGTCACCGGGCTGGGCATAAGCCCAATCAGCTTTCAGGCGGTCAGCAACAGCGTGTTGCCATTGCCAGAGCTTTGGTGGCAGAACCCGCAATACTGCTGGTTGATGAGCCAACGGGTAACCTGGATTCCACAAACGGCGATGCGGTTATGGACATGTTGTCACAATTGAACGACGAAGGCTCAACTATCTGCCTGGTAACCCATGACCCCCGTTATGCCGGTATGGCCAAAACAAGACTAAAGCTGAAAGATGGACAGATCAGCACTCCCCATAATGTATCAGCACAAGTCAGGGAGCCTGCTTATGATTGA
- the msrA gene encoding peptide-methionine (S)-S-oxide reductase MsrA translates to MSFDKQQLPSKENALKGRKQAMEVPAEHYVNGHSLVPPFPAELEVVYVGMGCFWGAERLFWKQAGVWTTAVGYAGGYTPNPTYEEVCTGGTGHAEVVMIAFDPGVIPLKALLKLFWESHDPTQGMKQGNDRGTQYRSAIYTTSDEQGKKARESMAHYQAALNESGKGSITTEIVDAPVFYYAEAYHQQYLAKNPEGYCSLGGTGICLPPGS, encoded by the coding sequence ATGTCGTTTGATAAACAGCAACTGCCCAGTAAGGAAAACGCTTTGAAAGGGCGTAAGCAAGCGATGGAAGTGCCTGCGGAACATTATGTTAACGGCCATTCTCTTGTGCCACCTTTCCCTGCTGAGCTGGAGGTGGTCTATGTCGGTATGGGCTGTTTCTGGGGGGCCGAAAGGCTGTTCTGGAAACAGGCTGGCGTCTGGACGACGGCAGTCGGTTATGCGGGAGGTTATACGCCTAACCCGACCTATGAAGAAGTTTGTACTGGTGGCACCGGTCACGCTGAAGTGGTCATGATAGCTTTTGATCCGGGCGTTATCCCCCTGAAAGCCCTGCTGAAACTGTTTTGGGAGTCTCATGACCCTACCCAGGGCATGAAGCAGGGTAATGACCGGGGCACTCAGTACCGCTCTGCGATTTATACCACTTCCGATGAGCAGGGTAAGAAAGCCCGTGAATCCATGGCTCACTATCAGGCAGCATTGAACGAAAGCGGCAAAGGCAGTATTACCACAGAAATTGTTGATGCCCCGGTCTTTTATTATGCCGAGGCTTATCATCAACAATACCTGGCCAAGAATCCGGAAGGGTACTGTAGTCTGGGAGGGACTGGAATTTGCCTGCCGCCTGGCTCCTAG
- a CDS encoding HlyD family efflux transporter periplasmic adaptor subunit: MDIPVEDKKTKLTGHWKWLLAFLAVVFVIVWQWSKPASSETLQRKDLILGEVNQGDFTVGIEAYGTLVSNRQKRLTSRTAATVDEIYLKPGAIVEPDSAILQLGNPDLLQDLERVEQDLIQEQANLRMIRLNNSRELMAEEASLAQLKADYETVRFRLNAEERLIESGTISRLTYNTTRLKERQLAERVKILTGQREQLLLVHQEALKIQQEKIKQANGALKSLRNKVEQLTVRAGIQGVLQELPVVLGQSVSAGETLAVAGSTSDLVAKIKVPQTQVEKVTVGLPVQIDNRRETATGKVTRISPKVIEGTVTVEVAFDDLPPTGSRPDQSVSADIIVDTVEDALFIERPVNAVAHSQRELFKLDDSKELANSTVISFGVESGRHIQIVAGASDGEMLILNDVHRSVDSDQVVIVN, translated from the coding sequence ATGGATATTCCAGTTGAAGATAAAAAAACAAAACTGACTGGTCACTGGAAGTGGCTGCTAGCGTTTCTGGCTGTAGTTTTTGTTATTGTCTGGCAGTGGTCTAAACCTGCCAGCAGTGAAACCTTACAGCGTAAAGATTTGATTTTGGGTGAAGTGAATCAGGGGGATTTTACGGTCGGGATTGAGGCCTACGGTACTCTGGTATCTAATCGGCAAAAAAGGCTGACCTCAAGGACTGCCGCCACTGTCGATGAGATTTACCTGAAGCCGGGAGCCATAGTTGAACCCGACAGTGCCATTCTTCAGCTGGGAAACCCTGACCTGTTGCAAGACCTGGAACGAGTTGAGCAGGACTTGATACAGGAACAGGCCAACCTGAGAATGATTCGGCTGAACAATAGCCGGGAGTTGATGGCTGAAGAGGCGAGCCTGGCGCAACTCAAGGCCGACTATGAAACCGTACGCTTCAGGCTTAATGCTGAGGAAAGACTGATTGAAAGCGGAACGATTTCCCGTCTTACCTATAACACCACGCGACTGAAAGAGAGGCAGTTGGCTGAGCGTGTGAAAATCCTGACAGGACAAAGGGAGCAGTTGCTTCTGGTTCACCAGGAAGCCCTGAAGATTCAGCAAGAGAAAATCAAGCAGGCCAATGGAGCCCTGAAATCATTACGAAATAAGGTCGAACAGCTTACCGTCAGGGCAGGTATCCAGGGCGTTCTTCAGGAGTTGCCTGTGGTGCTGGGTCAGAGTGTTAGCGCTGGGGAAACTCTGGCCGTTGCCGGGAGTACCTCTGATCTGGTTGCCAAAATCAAAGTCCCCCAAACACAAGTGGAAAAAGTAACCGTTGGACTTCCGGTACAAATAGACAACCGTCGTGAGACGGCAACCGGCAAAGTGACTCGAATCAGCCCGAAAGTGATTGAAGGAACAGTCACCGTTGAAGTAGCATTTGACGATCTGCCACCCACAGGTTCCAGGCCGGACCAGTCTGTCTCAGCCGACATTATTGTTGACACCGTAGAAGATGCCTTGTTCATCGAAAGGCCAGTCAATGCTGTCGCTCATTCACAGCGCGAATTGTTCAAGTTGGACGACAGCAAAGAGCTGGCAAACAGTACCGTGATTTCATTCGGTGTTGAGAGTGGTCGCCATATTCAGATTGTGGCCGGTGCCAGTGATGGCGAGATGTTGATTCTCAATGATGTCCATCGAAGTGTCGATTCTGACCAGGTGGTGATTGTCAACTGA
- a CDS encoding ABC transporter permease: MIERRVSSFWAELKLAATSLRKAPAYSLTVVATLGLCLGGLVCALALVKLIFLEPLPYPEQDNLYSVQGTYSSKGQVKAQNVNTYPGLMKIYEQDDVFEQVAMAAYTTQELSSHPELPDRVVSFVTPEYFSLLGVPMALGRGFADSEKPGSNQAVAVLGYDTWQRYFNSQPDIIGKTIELNGKSFRVIGVIGSSFVEPSLYNSGPAGSDIWLTWDYYITDEAGRNNWNSARDTRAVLGRLQQSVTPQRAEHALNTVYEQATSSLEWMEDSFLANLVKLEEQTSGASRNTALLLLASSVGLLLIGFTNTVNLVIARSAQLQRPLAIRAIFGARRSHLFHALLAENLILAILISVLAVMVSSLGFQLLTRYASDYLARLNELSIDSVMVLVTLAIAVSIAVVFSFMSLRSVRYQSLVSQVHSSGKGVGRQVSQWVRQTLVASQVALAGVLVVASISLLVPMLEVISRPTGLDLTNLVHLKVSPDNKANSPAVSQQIQEALLKHPMVAESATSFGNPLSYPDYFTVERFAGDLQPVNRVQRNIVSNEYLAVIGQTLLLGRNFTQDEVRDRARVAIVSKDLAKELYPDESAIGKSLNLKYTDLQFRIVGIVDRLTSPSSTGSLQNFVLMPGYGALTIYHTTLQFAVRMKSGQQLTDHEWKVFLKDIDPGLRLSDAVAMSSWRLQQLNQEITTAVISLSLTLLSLLLAAVGIYGVVSYNTSLRRFEIGVQMALGASPTVIVKGALLNTIKPMLAGGLISVLLSGLLYSIVRQYSDELLVVQIFPILCAAVLIFTVSLFSTWLPVRPLATRWPVASLRTQ, from the coding sequence ATGATTGAGCGACGGGTGTCTTCGTTTTGGGCAGAGCTAAAGCTGGCGGCAACCAGTTTACGCAAAGCGCCTGCATACAGCCTGACCGTGGTTGCCACGCTGGGGTTATGTCTGGGTGGGCTGGTTTGTGCCCTGGCACTGGTAAAGCTGATATTTCTTGAACCTCTGCCTTACCCTGAACAGGATAATCTCTATTCAGTACAGGGAACTTATAGTTCAAAGGGGCAGGTCAAAGCTCAAAATGTCAATACTTACCCCGGATTAATGAAAATTTATGAACAGGATGATGTTTTTGAGCAAGTAGCCATGGCGGCTTATACGACACAGGAGCTTAGTAGTCATCCGGAATTACCCGATAGAGTAGTCAGCTTTGTGACACCGGAATATTTTTCTCTGCTTGGAGTTCCTATGGCTCTTGGGAGAGGGTTTGCTGACTCAGAAAAGCCGGGCAGCAACCAGGCAGTAGCGGTTCTCGGTTATGACACCTGGCAGCGTTATTTCAATAGTCAGCCAGACATCATCGGCAAGACGATTGAACTGAATGGTAAAAGCTTCCGGGTAATCGGAGTTATTGGTTCTTCATTCGTAGAACCATCGTTGTATAACAGTGGCCCTGCTGGCAGCGATATCTGGCTGACCTGGGACTATTACATCACCGATGAAGCCGGTCGCAATAACTGGAACAGTGCCAGAGATACCAGGGCAGTACTGGGCAGGCTTCAGCAATCTGTCACCCCTCAGCGTGCAGAACATGCGCTCAATACCGTCTATGAACAGGCAACCAGTTCTCTGGAGTGGATGGAAGATTCATTTCTGGCCAATCTGGTCAAACTTGAAGAACAGACCAGTGGTGCCAGCAGGAATACGGCACTTTTGCTTCTGGCATCGAGCGTTGGATTACTTCTGATTGGTTTTACCAATACAGTCAATCTGGTCATTGCAAGAAGTGCTCAGTTACAACGGCCTCTGGCGATAAGAGCTATTTTCGGGGCGCGGCGCAGTCATTTATTCCATGCCTTATTGGCTGAAAACCTGATTCTGGCCATCCTGATCAGCGTACTGGCTGTTATGGTTTCTAGCCTGGGTTTCCAGTTATTAACCCGGTATGCCAGCGATTATCTGGCCCGGCTCAATGAGCTATCGATTGATAGTGTTATGGTGCTGGTGACATTGGCTATTGCTGTATCCATAGCTGTAGTTTTTTCGTTCATGTCTCTCAGAAGTGTTCGGTACCAATCCCTGGTTTCTCAGGTCCACAGTAGCGGTAAAGGCGTCGGTCGGCAGGTATCGCAATGGGTCAGACAAACTCTGGTTGCCAGTCAGGTGGCATTGGCAGGAGTGTTGGTGGTAGCGTCTATCAGTCTGCTGGTGCCGATGCTGGAAGTGATTTCACGACCTACTGGGCTTGATCTGACCAATCTGGTTCACCTGAAGGTCAGCCCGGATAATAAAGCGAACTCGCCTGCTGTTTCCCAGCAAATTCAAGAGGCTTTGCTCAAACATCCGATGGTTGCAGAATCGGCTACTTCATTTGGCAATCCACTATCGTACCCTGATTATTTTACAGTGGAACGGTTTGCTGGTGATTTGCAGCCCGTAAATAGAGTACAAAGAAATATTGTCAGTAATGAGTATCTGGCTGTCATTGGGCAGACTCTACTATTGGGCAGAAACTTTACTCAGGATGAAGTCAGAGATCGTGCTCGTGTTGCTATTGTTTCAAAAGATCTGGCTAAGGAGCTGTACCCTGATGAATCGGCAATAGGCAAGAGCTTGAACCTGAAATACACTGATCTCCAATTTCGAATTGTAGGTATCGTGGATCGTTTAACCTCACCATCCTCTACTGGATCATTGCAGAATTTTGTTCTGATGCCTGGGTATGGCGCACTGACGATTTATCATACGACACTGCAGTTTGCGGTGCGAATGAAATCTGGTCAGCAGTTAACTGACCATGAATGGAAAGTTTTCCTCAAAGACATTGATCCGGGGCTGAGATTGAGCGATGCAGTTGCAATGTCAAGCTGGCGCTTGCAGCAGCTGAACCAGGAAATCACGACTGCTGTCATCAGCCTGTCATTGACCCTGCTTTCCCTGCTGCTGGCAGCTGTTGGTATCTATGGAGTGGTCAGTTATAACACCAGTTTGCGTCGCTTCGAGATAGGCGTCCAGATGGCATTGGGAGCAAGTCCCACAGTCATTGTAAAGGGGGCTTTGCTTAACACTATAAAGCCAATGCTGGCGGGTGGTCTGATCAGTGTACTGTTGAGTGGGCTGCTTTATAGTATTGTACGACAATATTCAGACGAACTTTTGGTTGTGCAAATTTTCCCCATATTGTGTGCAGCTGTGCTTATTTTTACGGTGTCACTTTTCTCGACCTGGTTACCCGTCAGGCCGTTGGCTACACGTTGGCCTGTTGCCAGCCTGCGTACACAATAA